The window GGTCGGACGCGGTCACGACCTCCACGTCCTGTTCGTCGACGTATTTCAGTAGCGCCTCGAAATCGCGTTCGCTGATGTCGTTCCCGACTTCGTGGAAGAGCGGAACGACGAGTTGACCGTACTCCGCGGCGTAATCGATAAACCGTTTCGTCTCCTCCACGTCCTTTCCGTTTACCCGGGAGACGATGGTGTCCTCCCGTTCGAGCGGCATCGCGTTCGGACTGCCGCCGAAGCTGAAGATCGTTTCGTAGTGTTTTCGCGCGAGGTCGAACGTCTCCGAACCGACGACGTTTTTCGGAACGAGCAGATGGCGTGCGCCGTCGTCGAACCCTCCGTCTTCGAGATAGTCCTTCGTTTTCGTCATCAACTGTTCCTGCTCGTCCGGCGAATAGTCGTTGAAGTAGTGCGCTTGGACGTTCGGATGGGCCGAGATATCCCATCCGGCCTCGGCCATCGTCGCCAGTTGGTCTTCGGTCAGGCGGTCGTCGCGGCCGATGCTTTTCGGAATGACGCCTTCAACGCCAGCGAATCCGTACTCCTGCATCAGTTCGTGGGCACGATAGTGGCTGGAGTGGCTATCGTCGAACGTGAACATGACGGAGCCGGTGTCCGGACCGGAGACGGTCCGAAGGTCGTCCACGAAGAATTCGATCGGATCAGTGGCGTTGGGATCAACCGGCCTCGCGACGATATGGAGTTTCTCCACGTTCGAGAGGTCGATGCCGTCGGCGACGTTCGTGACGCCGAAATTGATTCGAACCCAGCGATTTTTCGGGCCGAGAACCGTTCGTTTGAACGAGACAGCACTGTCGCTGT of the Haladaptatus caseinilyticus genome contains:
- a CDS encoding polysaccharide deacetylase family protein; translation: MRRQTRRTFVATVGALGLAGCSSIAENAPLPKSDDEHETRQRGKSTAPVKVADDFEDLSYWQAVERQGTLTKSTEAYEGARCAHVVGSQKTKEGHIIRSVSGSDLRGTNFSMAVKVTSHEFFKIAIDLYTPDSDSAVSFKRTVLGPKNRWVRINFGVTNVADGIDLSNVEKLHIVARPVDPNATDPIEFFVDDLRTVSGPDTGSVMFTFDDSHSSHYRAHELMQEYGFAGVEGVIPKSIGRDDRLTEDQLATMAEAGWDISAHPNVQAHYFNDYSPDEQEQLMTKTKDYLEDGGFDDGARHLLVPKNVVGSETFDLARKHYETIFSFGGSPNAMPLEREDTIVSRVNGKDVEETKRFIDYAAEYGQLVVPLFHEVGNDISERDFEALLKYVDEQDVEVVTASDLLNQ